The Oncorhynchus tshawytscha isolate Ot180627B linkage group LG16, Otsh_v2.0, whole genome shotgun sequence nucleotide sequence TTAAATTACCAAGCTATTGTTTGCCTATAATTTGATACAACACCATGTTATTACCACCTTATCCTGTGCTATAAATTGTGCTACCGTTTCATATGTTAAGTTCTCCGAAAGGTATAGACCTCATGCCTCTATCAGTCTCAGGGTCTATTATGTTCACTACAGTTGAGCATGTGACCTGTCACTGTCAGTAGATTGGCTGAGGATAAGGATTAAAGAGCACAGAGAGAAGAGCACCTTTCATGCACTACTTTAACAGTTGAAGTACCTCCTTCTGCACTGTTGGATCTTACTTACAGCAAAGCAAACTAAACAGTGAAGGTCACCATTTAGGTTGGTCTTTCTTTATGCGACACTGCGACTTTATGGCAATGCTACTGACGATAGGCTAAACCCAATGAAAGGAAGTGTCTAGGGCCTCCCCGCCCTGTGCAAATGGCTCTGTTGACAATTCATCATTTCACACACTCACCAACTCGGTACTTGTCATAAAGCAACACAAATATGAGTTCAGAAATTGCGTACAGTACAATGCACACACacctcatctccttctccttaAAGGCTCCTTAAAGATGCACTAGCTCACATTTGAATAGGTAACCTATGCATTTGCATGAGTGCCAACCAGTGATTTATATATAGACTAGATGATTGACGGGGTGCAGTTTTGAAGCTTCCGCGACTCCATCTTGACACTCCCCCACCATTTTTAAGCTATAGAAAAGCATTTGTTCATGCTTAAATTTGTTTTTCCCACATTTATTCGATTACAGACACCTTATTAATGCATACATTTAATTTAAACCATTCACAGAAACTGcaatctttccgacagataagatctaaaccaggccagaacttgtccgtgtagaccaatttgggtttccaatctctccaaaagaatgtggtgatcgatggtatcaaaagcagcactaaggtctaggagcacgaggacagatgcaaagcctcggtctgatgccattaaaaggtaatttaccaccttcacaagtgcagtctcagtgctatgctggggtctaaaaccagactgaagcatttcgtatacattgtttgacttcaggaaggcagtaagttgctgcgcaacagccttttctaaaaattttgagaggaatggaattcgatataggccgatagtttttaaaaatcttttctgggtcaaggtttggcttcagccaaaacctcagaaaaaatggtagacctccacaagtctggttcatccttgggagcaatttccaaacacctgaaggtacaacgttcatctgtacaaacaatactacacaaacaccatgggaccacgcagtagTCATActgcttaggaaggagacgcgttctgtctcctaaagataaacgtactttggtgcgaaaagtgcaaatcaatcccagaacaacagcaaaggaccttgtgaagatgctggaggaaacaggtccaaaagtatctatagccacagtaaaacgagtcctatatcgacataacctgaaaggccgctcagcaaggaagaagccactgctccaaaactgccataaaaaagccagactactgtttgcaactgcacatggagacaaagatcgtactttttggagaattgtcctctggtctgatgaaacagaaatagaactgtttggacataatgaccatcgttatgtttggaggaaaaaggaggatgcttgcaagccgaagaacaccatcccaaccgtgaagcacggggtggcagcatcatgttgtgggggtgctttgctgcaggagggactggtgcacttcacaaaatagatggcatcatgaggacggaaaagtatgtggatatattgaagcaacatctcaagacatcagtcaggaagttaaagcttggtcgcaaatgggtcttccaaatggacaatgacacccagcatacttccgaagttgtggcaaaatggcttaaggacaacaaagtcaagatattggagtggccatcacaaagaacATTTCTGGGTgcaactgaaaaagtgtgtgtgagcaaggaggtctacaaacctgactcagctacaccagctctgtcaggaggaatgggccaaaatattcacccaacttattgtgggaagcttgtggaaggctacccgaaacatttgacccaaattaaacaatttaaaggcaatgttaccaaatactaattgagtgtatgcaaacttctgacccactgggaatgtgatgaaagaaataaaagctgaaataaatcattctctctactattattgtgacatttcacattcttaaaataaagtggtgatcctaactgacctaaaacagggaatttttactaggattaaatgtcaggaattgtgaaaaatgagtttcaatgtatttggctaaggtatgtaaacttccaacttcaactgtatacacatgTTACTGTCcccattacaacaacaaaaataattaaatacacgttattttgtccttgaaacatttagcTGACTGTTCCTTcgggggagtgccaatatggacGACTGGTGGCTTCAATGCCTCTCACTGGGCagtacatagcatcagcaatacaggggttatatacatcattggtgcCAACAGTGCCATTGTATTTAACTGTATATATAACTTGCTGTGGATAAATGTTTACCATTATATTGGTCCATCATGAACAACTCATCTCCTGTGCAGACCCCATGGAGTGGAATTGTGGGAACGTCCAGAAGTGGCTGCTGTGGACAGAGCACCTGTACAGACTACCCCAGGTGGGCAAGGTGTTCCAGGAGCTCAGTGGAAAGGATCTGTGCTCCATGACAGAGGAGGACTTCAGGCAGCGCTCAATGCAGTGTGGAGACCTGCTGTACGCTCATCTGGACATCTGGAGATCAGGTAGGACAACTGACAACCTTCAATGGGTCCGTTTACTTGTAGTGTGGTACATATAACATGGCATGTATTTAATCTTCGATGTGGGTCATTCCATTGTAAAAGTATTGCGTGTTTTATAGCCACAAGCAGAAGGAATACCTGGCTCATTCACTACACAGATTGTGCTGTAGTTTTCAGGTATTTTCTTGTGTCAAGATCACAAATGTGTAATTCTGTTCTCTGTTGTTTTGTCCCAGCTGCATGCATGAAGGAGCCCTGCACACCAGGAGATAACAGGTTACATGGTGCTGAGGAGTCGTGGCCAAAGGCAGACTCCTCCTGCTCAGGCCAGCCCATCCACCTGTGGCAGTTTCTTAGAGAGCTGCTCCTCAAGCCGCACAACTACGGACACTGCATCCGCTGGCTCAACAAGGAGAAAGGTGAGTGGACAGGGAGAAGCCATAAGGGTGGAGTGCATGCGGGTGTACGGTGTACATTTTAGGGCAACCCTCCTAGGTTTGAGGCTGAGGGTGTCCTAAAATGTACACCATACGGGTGAGAAAAGTTTGCCATGGGAGCTGACTTGGATTATTCAACATTGGGGCTTATTGTGCATTGGTTGCTGAAAAAGGCGAAATGTTCCATCTCTCAAAAGTAGTTTTTCTTATAATCAACAGGAATCTTCAAAATAGAAGACTCGGCTTATGTGTCCAGGTTATGGGGCATCAGGAAGAACCGTCCAGCTATGAACTATGACAAGCTGAGTCGCTCTATCCGACAGTACTACAAGAAGGGCATCATCCGTAAGCCTGATGTGTCCCAGAGACTGGTCTACCAGTTTGTCCACCCTGTATGAAGCTGTGGGGCAGCCAGCCAGAAGAGAAGATTAGTGTTGATGATGACTGGAGACCACTATCTAGCCAAACAGGTTTTGGCAAAAGGATTGTTTTAGCTCCAGCAACGCAATGTATAGACTGCTTCCTGCATTGTGCACTCCTGCCTAATTCCAATATTATTAGGTAAACTGATTGGATATGGggttttgttattttttattgcCACATTGCATTAGATATGCAAAGTTTTACATTTCAAATATTTTCAATACTAATTGTCCAATATTTCATTTTCACAAAGGTCAAAGCCATATGTCTGTATTCTTTTTCTCTGATTGTGACTTCACATTACTGTAACCACCAGTAGTTACTTTTTAAAGTGGTTCCTCTTTCATTACCACTACACAGATTACACAGATTACACAGCATTCGCACAGTTCATGGCATTTTGTTACATGCCGGGTGAATATTGGAGTGAATGTGTGCAATGTGTTTACTACTGTAGTGGTATTCCCATGTATGGGGCTCTTCATGAGTCACAAGTAACCACAGCTGTTAATCACACAGATCTGATGTTTACGTTGGTCATTTCATTTAAGTATAGAGAAATTATTTGACTCCGGGGCCCGTTCACTGGCGGAAGAATCAAGTCTAATAGGAATTTGTGAATATAGTAAACTACTGTAATAGAAGCATTTCAATATCATTGCCACATTTCAAGTGCTAGAATCCATATGTAGAGACAAACACCAGTGATagaagccctgtttatacctggttctaacatgctgcctttgtcctgatcttgtccacattctgattctgcccacatttttagacaaGTGAAGACGATTAAAAGAAACATTGTGATCAAATCTTATAAGTGTAAACGGGCAAGATCAAGTCAAGATCGTGACGAAGGACGCGTGTTAACggcaggtataaacagggctagAGATTAGTGactgaatacatactgtacacatgttAGAACATAATATTGAATATTTATAATGAGAGTGTGAGCAAGATGTCGTTTGTAAATATTTAGGTATAATGACCGAAAGCATACTGAATATCCTTCTATGTGTTTACATACTGAATGTGTCTAAAATAAAATGACACAATAATGTGTATTTTTTCTGCTTTCTCATCAAGCACCCTGAGACTACAATCATAGCATATCCCAATGTACAGTCAAAATCCATTCAAGAAACACACAAATGACACAAAACGTTTTGTTTGTATTCTCAACAAACTTGTTTTCCTCTTTCAAACCAATATCGCAATATTGACATCATCACAACAACTTTGATTCAGGATTTTCATTACTATCATAATTATTATCATAATCATAATCATCTTTATGCATATTTAAATGAACCTTTTGTTACATTAAGATGAACAGGCACTACACCAGTTAGGAGATCCAATTACATCACTAACTAGAAACATACATACACTGCTAATACAGAGGTGTCACGACATGAGCCGTGTCCCCCTTGTGTGCATAAGGAAGAGAGAAATCAGCATAAAAAAGCATTTACATATACACTGTTTTTTCTGCCTCAATGTAGTTAGGTTTCCTTTCCAACTCAACACAGTTGTACAGTTACAATAGAATATAATCTTTAAATTACATCATCATATACAAATTTGACAGCGTGGGGTAACGTCACGCTCTGGTACATTGACAATTCCATTGCAATGAAATTCATACGATATGGTACCTATTACTTAATATGCTTTTCCATTGCTGTTAACACATTTACATGTATGACACTACATTTTTCTTAGTATTCGATCACTtgcatttttttctttttttttctttacaaTTACACAACTCATGATGATAAGGATGTTTGACCCCAAAATATCTACccgagatgtgtgtgtgtgtgtgtgtgtgtgtgttcctgtgtgtgtgtgtgtgtgtgtgtgtgcgtgtgtaaatgACATAGGATATCTCAATGATATGAGTTATTTTTGCTAGGCTGGACAGCTTACACTAATACACATTACTTGTGAGCTGGTGATGTGATCTCTCAACAGTGATACCAAGACCTGGTGAAGTCTCCTCTTAAGCCTCAACCTAAACACATCCTGTCGTTAGAGAATGTTCTACGACATCAAACTTGAAGAGAGACCtactgcataacctcatgttcatGAGCATTCTGCTCTCACAACATCATTGCATGTCTGATTTAAACAGCTTACCATTGGCAACCATATTTGCATCGGACAACATCTGATAAGTTTGATTTCTCAACAAGTACTGTAGTGTTTtctgtatatttaagcaataaggcacgaggaggtgtggtatatggccaatataccacggctaagggctgttattATGCACGAGGCAactcggagtgcctggatacagaccttagccgtggtgtattggccatataccacaaaccccagaggtgccttattgctgttataaactggttcccaatgtaattagagcagtaaaagtACATGTGTATTCAAAGCGGGGGCTGCATTAGGTGAGAGCATGTGAAGTATACTACTGGGAGCAATCTAAAGTAGAGTTAATTACTGTAGACAGATAAATTATTTCTGATATACTGTGGTCACTGTTGTAtgcaactggcctacctggttaaataaagatgaaataaaaaataaatataaaatgctCTTGTCTTCCCCCATGTGGATCGCCTATTGAATGAACACAGAAATATTCAGAGGACAGGAAGCAGTTAGTTGCATGAGTTGCATCTTGACAAGAAAATCCTTGACAGAGTTATGTGTGTTATTGCATGGATAGAGAGAGTTTTATGCATTTTCGGATTTCGGTCATTCTTTGGCCTAAGTAGGTAAAGGGGCTCAAAACCACTTTTTTTTCTGGTAGCGTTCTCTATGACAATGGAACAaaacctgcctagttaaatacggCATGTCTCCTTCCATGCCCCTACAATAGTACATTCATGTCCACGTTTCCATTTTAAGACAAGGATCTGCAGCATGGTACCGTCAAGATTGATGTTCCTATTTTACCAGGAGACAACCATCGAACAGTAACATAGTTCAAAGCCATTTTTCCTATATGCTGTTTTCCCCCTACAGCAGGAAAACAACTAAATTCACATTAAATATGCCTGAATACTTCACCTGAACAATCAAATTGTCCAAAACGTTCTTGTCAGCATGACAGATTAAATCAAAGCAAGCTGGTGATAATACCTTGCCTACTGACCCTAAAATGTTCCCTCACAGGTATTCTAGATAGAACACAGCAATAGATCCAAATGAACAGATATTCTAAAAATACCTCGCAATGAAATGGAAATGAGACGTTATGATTCAATGGTggtgatggggaagagagagaaaaacagctaTCCAGCCTCTCCACTTCCGGGGATGAAGGCAGACACAAGCTCATGGTGTTATTCcaatgctgtgtctgtgtctaatgGTGAACTCTGGTCCTCTGCATTGGTCATATCAGGGGATTAGTTGCATCTTGTAGCCGTAATATGGCTTGGAGGTTAAGGGAATGCATGTTGCATAGCACATGCTGCTATTGCAAACCAATTGAGAAACAGAGACAACAGATACTGTACCACTGCACAACTGGTAAAAGGGATGAGACCAAATCACAAAAGAGAAAATAATAAAATCTAGGATACATTTTGTGGTACTTTTAACACTACACAGCATTCCCAATGTAAGGAGGAGGACTGAACACACAGCATCGAAACTGCTACACAAAACGGTGTCATATATACACAACGCAGGCCGAGTAGCTTGTTCTGGTTAAACCGGCAGGTAAATATAATTGGTTACATTATCGTCACACTGTTATAGGAGAATATACTGCAAAAACGTTGAATCATCTGCATGATCTTTATATTGAACACAGCTACACAAATGTGTCCCTGCATTGGCTTGATGTTACagtatgtttgagtgtgtgtactCTGGAATAAATGCTGCTCCTGTTTAAGTGTTTATGTCCTCCTCACTCCAAATACTggataaatataatataatatactactaatatactaagATTTTATTTAGGCAAGACTCTGATTTGCGCATCTGTTGGGCAAGGGATGTGTTGCTCATAAGTCTCTGGCTATGTGCAGTGCGATTGGATGAGACAGTCCGAGCTGCCTCCAATGGCATGTCCTCCTCCTTTGGGGTCATTAGATCTCCTCGACGTAATTGGCCGGGTACAGTCCCTCTCGGCCTGTATCCAGGCGACCTCTACACCAGCCTTGGTCATCTTCATCCTCAGTCTTGGTCAGTTCATCACCTGTGAAGAACATATGTACATTACTCCTTAATCAACATGCATTCTATGCTCTTTTCCATGGTCAATAGTACATCTGGTCACCTTCATCGTTTCCTTTATCATGTCACTATTAGCAAAGATCAGGCAGGATGTGCATCATGTGGTTATGAAGGCCCTACTAACGCCATCTAACATAGGGACATTCAGAAGACAATTGCTAATAACTAGCAGGTGCCTGTAATTGTAGGAAGTGGAATATGACCATTATTGACAAACCACTACTATCTTCCTCCAGGAATAGAGGGGCTTCGAAATGGGATGAACAGAGATAGCGGGACATTTCATGTGACCTCATCTCCAACCCCCTATCTAGCCAGCCTGTCCATGATACACCATGTGATACTGATAGTGTCAATTACAGAGTTTGTCTTACACTGTTGGACTCAAGAATAGGCTTTAGCTGCAAATGCATTGTAGCAAAAATGAAGAGACATCAAAGATGGTGAAGTGTTGTTGTTGCTTACCAGCTTTGAAGGTGAGTTCATCTTGTTCCTGTCCATCATAATCATACAGAGCACGCACTCGGACCCCGGATGCGGTCCCGGTCCCTGCACCCCCTTTCCCTGCACTGCCAGAGTCTTCCTCGAAGGAGTTTCCATTTCCACCCCCGTTGGTCTCACCGCCTGAGTAGGCTGCAGGTGCATCGTCATCGGACCACTCAGTGGAGTAGGCCTGGTTCTTTTCATAGCTGCTCACACTGCAATGGA carries:
- the LOC112216125 gene encoding SAM pointed domain-containing Ets transcription factor produces the protein MGSPGCDRVGSTVPLPLMSFSDYSHSGSALRAWEEEEDTKPPRGLISVPIHTTPERSLQGVFLPCFDMLLTENSSWLLKKSDAAPPVLPCKALEQCPVINSQGLGLPSGLEGQVEERCLEQVQSMVLGEVLKDIETACILLNISPDPMEWNCGNVQKWLLWTEHLYRLPQVGKVFQELSGKDLCSMTEEDFRQRSMQCGDLLYAHLDIWRSAACMKEPCTPGDNRLHGAEESWPKADSSCSGQPIHLWQFLRELLLKPHNYGHCIRWLNKEKGIFKIEDSAYVSRLWGIRKNRPAMNYDKLSRSIRQYYKKGIIRKPDVSQRLVYQFVHPV